In Tepidimonas taiwanensis, the following are encoded in one genomic region:
- a CDS encoding YqgE/AlgH family protein, with protein sequence MSPDSAPADLTHHFLIAMPGLNDELFGRSVVYLCEHTPRGALGLIINKPTGITLDDLFERLELPLGRPEWSGMPVLRGGPLQPERGFVLHEDMGEPQPIVAAVASRAEAAGPAPAPASAMGALLQSAGVDTGAGGDPDAAQAPEAPRLTVYASSLKVPGAGLELTTSRDVLEAVAAGAGPRQMLITLGYASWGEGQLESEIGDNAWLTVPADPALLFEVPVEQRYERALALLGVQPWMLAPGAGRA encoded by the coding sequence ATGAGCCCGGATTCTGCCCCTGCCGACCTGACGCATCATTTTTTGATCGCCATGCCCGGGCTGAACGACGAACTGTTCGGGCGCAGTGTCGTGTACCTGTGCGAGCACACGCCGCGCGGGGCGCTGGGGCTGATCATCAACAAGCCGACCGGCATCACGCTTGACGATCTGTTCGAGCGGCTGGAGCTGCCGCTGGGCCGGCCGGAATGGTCCGGCATGCCCGTCTTGCGCGGCGGTCCGCTGCAGCCGGAGCGCGGGTTCGTGCTGCACGAGGACATGGGCGAGCCGCAGCCGATCGTCGCCGCGGTCGCCAGCCGCGCGGAGGCGGCGGGTCCCGCGCCCGCCCCCGCGTCCGCGATGGGGGCGCTGCTGCAGTCTGCGGGGGTCGACACGGGGGCCGGCGGCGACCCCGACGCCGCGCAAGCGCCGGAAGCCCCGCGCCTGACCGTGTACGCCTCCTCGCTGAAGGTGCCAGGGGCCGGGTTGGAACTGACGACCTCGCGCGACGTGCTGGAGGCCGTGGCCGCCGGCGCGGGGCCGCGGCAGATGCTCATCACGCTCGGGTATGCGTCGTGGGGCGAGGGGCAGCTCGAGTCGGAGATCGGTGACAACGCTTGGCTGACCGTGCCGGCCGACCCGGCGCTGTTGTTCGAAGTGCCGGTCGAGCAGCGTTACGAGCGCGCGCTGGCGCTGCTGGGGGTGCAGCCGTGGATGCTGGCGCCGGGCGCGGGGCGGGCATGA
- the thiD gene encoding bifunctional hydroxymethylpyrimidine kinase/phosphomethylpyrimidine kinase → MSTPAPTPTDVPARPPCVLCFNASDPSGAGGLSADLLAMASASCHVLPVTTSVWLRDSRHLHGHHALDAEWIDDQARTVLEDVSVAAVKVGFAGSAHAVAAIGAILSDYDELPVVTYLPELAWWTDAEREAYLEACEELLLPQTDVLVGNHHTLARWLLPDWEDDRPPGPRDIARAAAVHGVSYTLVTGAVRDDGIDNHLASPELVLAHVRFERIDATFIGAGDTLSAALTALLAHGSELGEAGAEALRYLDQTLVNGFQPGMGHAVPDRLFWADDDDEPDERDPAEKP, encoded by the coding sequence ATGTCCACCCCTGCGCCCACCCCCACCGACGTCCCTGCGCGCCCGCCGTGCGTGCTGTGCTTCAACGCCAGCGACCCCAGCGGCGCGGGTGGCCTGAGCGCCGACCTGCTGGCGATGGCCAGTGCGTCGTGCCATGTGCTGCCGGTGACGACCAGCGTGTGGCTGCGCGACAGCCGCCACCTGCACGGTCACCACGCGCTCGACGCCGAATGGATCGACGACCAGGCGCGCACCGTGCTGGAGGACGTGTCGGTGGCCGCGGTCAAAGTGGGCTTTGCCGGCAGCGCCCACGCGGTGGCGGCGATCGGCGCGATCCTGAGCGACTACGACGAGCTGCCGGTCGTGACCTACCTGCCGGAGCTCGCGTGGTGGACGGACGCCGAGCGCGAGGCCTATCTCGAGGCGTGTGAGGAACTGCTGCTGCCGCAGACCGACGTGCTGGTGGGCAACCACCATACGCTCGCGCGCTGGCTGCTGCCGGACTGGGAGGACGACCGACCGCCGGGGCCGCGCGACATCGCCCGCGCCGCCGCGGTGCACGGGGTCTCGTACACCCTGGTCACCGGCGCGGTGCGCGACGACGGCATCGACAACCACCTCGCCTCGCCCGAGCTGGTGCTCGCGCACGTGCGCTTCGAGCGCATCGACGCCACTTTCATCGGCGCCGGCGATACGCTGTCGGCGGCGCTGACCGCGCTGCTGGCCCACGGCAGCGAGCTGGGCGAAGCGGGCGCCGAGGCACTGCGCTACCTGGACCAGACCCTGGTCAACGGCTTTCAGCCGGGCATGGGGCACGCCGTGCCCGACCGGCTGTTCTGGGCCGATGACGACGACGAACCCGACGAACGCGACCCCGCCGAGAAACCATGA
- a CDS encoding aspartate carbamoyltransferase catalytic subunit has translation MPSHNPQLNRHGELIHLLSTEGLPRDILLHILDTAQQFVSVNDREVKKVPLLRGKSVFNLFFENSTRTRTTFEIAATRLSADVFNLDIARSSTAKGETLLDTIANLSAMAADIFVVRHSESGAPYLIAQHVAPHVHVINAGDGRHAHPTQGLLDMYTIRHYKGDFTQLSVAIVGDVLHSRVARSDIHALTTLGCPDVRVVGPRTLVPSDLSHLGVRVCHSLEEGIRDCDVVIALRLQNERMSGALLPSSQEFHQRFGLTPERLRWAKPDAIVMHPGPVNRGVEIDSAVVDGAQSVVLPQVTFGIAVRMAVMGIIAGNEA, from the coding sequence ATGCCAAGCCACAACCCCCAACTCAACCGCCACGGTGAGCTGATCCACCTGCTCTCGACCGAGGGCTTGCCGCGCGACATCCTGCTGCACATTCTGGACACGGCGCAGCAGTTCGTCAGCGTCAACGACCGCGAGGTCAAAAAGGTGCCGCTGCTGCGCGGCAAGAGCGTCTTCAACCTGTTTTTCGAAAACAGCACGCGCACGCGTACCACGTTCGAGATCGCGGCGACGCGCCTGTCGGCCGACGTGTTCAATCTGGACATCGCGCGCTCGTCCACCGCCAAGGGCGAGACGCTACTCGACACGATCGCCAACCTCTCGGCGATGGCGGCGGACATCTTCGTTGTGCGCCACAGCGAGTCCGGCGCGCCGTACCTGATCGCGCAGCACGTCGCGCCGCACGTGCACGTGATCAACGCCGGTGACGGCCGCCACGCGCACCCGACGCAGGGCCTGCTGGACATGTACACGATCCGCCACTACAAGGGCGACTTCACGCAGCTGTCGGTGGCCATCGTTGGCGACGTGCTGCACTCGCGTGTGGCGCGCTCCGACATCCACGCGCTGACCACGCTGGGCTGTCCGGACGTGCGCGTCGTGGGCCCGCGCACGCTGGTGCCGAGCGACCTGTCGCACTTGGGTGTGCGCGTGTGCCACTCGCTGGAGGAGGGCATCCGCGACTGTGACGTGGTCATCGCGCTGCGGCTGCAAAACGAGCGCATGAGCGGCGCGCTGCTGCCCTCGAGCCAGGAGTTTCACCAGCGCTTCGGCCTGACGCCGGAGCGGCTGCGCTGGGCCAAGCCGGACGCCATCGTCATGCACCCGGGGCCGGTCAACCGCGGGGTCGAAATCGACTCCGCCGTCGTCGACGGGGCGCAAAGCGTCGTGCTGCCGCAGGTGACGTTCGGTATTGCGGTGCGCATGGCCGTCATGGGCATCATCGCGGGGAACGAGGCATGA
- a CDS encoding Hpt domain-containing protein: protein MNPRTQTAEPMGDTVLDLAPLAWLHDELQRALQGALAAVRDYVTAHERSRSADLSAVDAAEMRLQAQALQQAVGALEMVGLVPEARTVAALQAVVERLIERPLAAEPEVIPLVERGVWALQDQLRRHLDRRGLPGLALFPFYRDWRQWVQARAHPADLWMQALPATLPVPKAQRILPSPRVRYWVERFALPLLREGRVSAAVGLARLVAGLARAGGDPSQTRFWSIAAAVFEAVAAQRLSTDVWFKRSVASMLRLHVPSFSGGPTAGVPWEGSAREWLYLVARVDPAPDETLPHAHALWKALGWTEPLRWDPERRCLGQVDPKVVAQALEAVQHVLRVGAQGAGDGREQAVAALADALASLPAPWPLLSSAWRQWGATLATTGGTDVETVLVALGTQTELESLDVVDGGQAQRVCALAARLQAKASGEAMQDPEPWLVERYRAWTEREGARTLVREWRTVLADVESALDALWRRGDELAWEALRSVPQRLRGLRETAVWMASGGIDTALLACADEVAQWLSSHDAGPFTVPPEQADRVSANLAAIAVWLEAWERDPAGYAAHPYVFDRETGLLTRENCAVGEVDEVPPAEESISGDESVDEFDERAIFLEEATELLDELARPLASLQSDPTDRGALGRVRRVFHTLKGSARLVGFRQLGEAAWGAERRLNAWLAEDHVPDPGHIAVLQGVRDALVLWVQAWVEHGTAGDEEERLASVDVLLQRLDAGSEMDAAEVTVVHEGGIGVGEGAANGLGDPESVRAEPEPAAAEAALMEASVEEGPGTEALDAADCPLSPDSIVMSGDVASSPAPDEAVDTAASEPNTPTGSPLTWLIAADVLVRAGRQQAVWRRGSRTATGSGGAAGSVDRTARRTWAAAALEIRRQRRAAGLAVRPQVARWGWLGPDALAQHLARACADAPALHWQWDIGADLWLEPAVADRLTVILAHLGAVAAALRPGARTVAVRLRNVLERGAIVVECVHDGASLPWGRLHDDAIRWGLHARDDPFTPDDAIRCAIERPTVGPAGDDPWAAVGLGDAGVEGELRALAAQVTCLVPEAGGGGWRLVVPVALSLVAVTVVQMHAQTVGLLATAVDAETRVSAGVWADAQRAGVWRDAQGHAWPIAPVGWSWAASRVVPGDAARVTVVTCRGVGQRAAWAVDAVLDHRVVWLDPAAVSAACGAAGPDVVLPGYVGMGRCADGTVLPVLHPLVGI from the coding sequence GTGAACCCACGTACGCAGACCGCGGAGCCGATGGGCGACACGGTTTTGGATTTGGCACCGCTGGCTTGGCTCCACGATGAGTTGCAGCGGGCCTTGCAGGGTGCCCTGGCGGCCGTGCGGGACTACGTCACGGCCCACGAACGTTCGCGCAGTGCCGATTTGTCAGCGGTCGATGCCGCCGAGATGCGATTGCAGGCGCAGGCCTTGCAGCAGGCGGTGGGAGCGCTGGAGATGGTCGGGCTCGTGCCCGAGGCGCGGACCGTGGCCGCGTTGCAGGCCGTTGTCGAACGGCTGATCGAGCGGCCCTTGGCCGCGGAGCCCGAGGTCATCCCTCTGGTGGAGCGGGGCGTGTGGGCACTGCAGGATCAGCTCCGGCGCCATTTGGACCGTCGGGGGCTGCCGGGGCTCGCCCTGTTTCCGTTTTACCGGGATTGGCGTCAGTGGGTGCAAGCAAGGGCGCACCCGGCGGATCTCTGGATGCAGGCATTGCCGGCGACGCTCCCTGTGCCGAAAGCGCAGCGTATCTTGCCCAGTCCGCGCGTGCGGTATTGGGTCGAGAGGTTTGCCTTGCCGCTGTTGCGCGAAGGGCGCGTCTCCGCCGCGGTCGGGTTGGCGCGGCTCGTGGCTGGGCTTGCGCGGGCAGGAGGTGACCCGTCGCAGACGCGTTTTTGGTCGATTGCTGCGGCCGTCTTCGAGGCGGTAGCGGCCCAGCGTCTATCGACGGACGTGTGGTTCAAGCGCTCTGTGGCGTCGATGTTGCGTTTGCATGTGCCCTCGTTCAGTGGTGGGCCCACCGCGGGGGTGCCATGGGAAGGCTCGGCGCGGGAGTGGTTGTATCTCGTCGCGCGTGTCGATCCGGCACCCGATGAGACGTTGCCGCATGCCCATGCGCTCTGGAAAGCGCTGGGATGGACGGAGCCATTGCGTTGGGACCCGGAGCGGCGGTGCCTTGGGCAAGTCGATCCAAAGGTCGTCGCACAGGCCTTGGAAGCCGTACAGCACGTGCTGCGCGTAGGTGCGCAAGGGGCAGGGGACGGGCGGGAGCAGGCGGTTGCGGCCTTGGCCGACGCCTTGGCATCGTTGCCCGCTCCCTGGCCATTGCTGTCGTCGGCGTGGCGGCAGTGGGGTGCAACGCTGGCCACCACAGGCGGTACCGACGTCGAGACCGTGTTGGTGGCGCTCGGCACGCAAACCGAGCTCGAATCTTTGGATGTCGTGGATGGGGGGCAGGCTCAGCGCGTTTGTGCGCTGGCCGCCCGACTGCAGGCCAAAGCGTCGGGTGAAGCGATGCAGGACCCCGAGCCGTGGCTCGTCGAGCGCTATCGCGCCTGGACCGAGCGCGAGGGCGCGCGTACGTTGGTACGTGAATGGCGCACTGTCCTTGCTGACGTCGAGTCTGCGCTCGATGCACTGTGGCGAAGAGGCGACGAACTCGCGTGGGAGGCGCTGCGCAGCGTGCCTCAGCGGTTGCGTGGCTTACGTGAGACAGCCGTTTGGATGGCATCCGGGGGTATCGATACCGCCCTGCTTGCTTGCGCCGATGAGGTCGCGCAATGGCTGTCGTCCCACGACGCCGGCCCGTTCACGGTGCCGCCGGAGCAAGCCGATCGCGTCAGTGCCAATCTGGCCGCGATCGCGGTGTGGCTGGAGGCGTGGGAGCGTGACCCGGCGGGGTATGCCGCACACCCTTATGTTTTCGACCGCGAAACGGGGCTGTTGACGCGCGAGAACTGCGCTGTCGGCGAAGTCGATGAAGTGCCGCCAGCGGAAGAGTCGATCTCGGGCGACGAATCCGTGGACGAGTTCGACGAGCGCGCCATCTTCCTCGAGGAGGCGACCGAGCTGCTAGACGAGTTGGCGCGTCCCCTGGCCTCGTTGCAGAGCGATCCCACCGATCGGGGCGCACTGGGCCGTGTGCGGCGGGTTTTTCACACCCTCAAAGGCAGTGCACGGCTCGTCGGGTTCCGGCAGCTCGGCGAGGCTGCATGGGGGGCCGAGCGCCGCCTCAATGCGTGGCTCGCGGAGGATCATGTGCCCGATCCCGGGCACATCGCGGTGCTGCAGGGCGTGCGCGACGCGCTCGTCTTGTGGGTGCAGGCGTGGGTGGAACACGGCACGGCGGGTGATGAGGAAGAGCGTCTCGCCAGTGTCGATGTTTTGCTGCAACGCCTCGACGCTGGCAGCGAGATGGATGCTGCTGAGGTGACGGTTGTCCACGAGGGCGGCATCGGTGTTGGCGAGGGCGCGGCGAACGGGTTGGGCGACCCGGAGTCTGTTCGTGCAGAACCCGAGCCGGCCGCCGCGGAGGCAGCGCTCATGGAGGCCTCGGTCGAGGAGGGGCCCGGAACCGAAGCGCTGGATGCAGCGGATTGCCCGCTGTCTCCAGACTCGATCGTGATGTCCGGCGACGTTGCATCGTCTCCCGCGCCCGATGAGGCAGTCGATACGGCTGCATCAGAGCCCAACACACCGACCGGGTCGCCGCTGACATGGCTCATCGCGGCGGATGTTCTCGTGCGCGCCGGTCGACAGCAAGCGGTATGGCGCAGGGGTTCCAGGACGGCGACGGGCAGCGGCGGGGCGGCCGGATCTGTCGATCGGACGGCTCGTCGGACATGGGCGGCGGCGGCGTTGGAGATCCGGCGGCAGCGGCGTGCAGCCGGCCTGGCGGTGCGTCCGCAGGTCGCGCGCTGGGGCTGGCTCGGACCCGATGCGCTCGCGCAACACTTGGCGAGGGCGTGCGCGGATGCGCCGGCGCTGCATTGGCAGTGGGACATCGGTGCTGACCTCTGGCTGGAGCCCGCGGTGGCCGATCGGCTCACCGTGATCCTGGCCCACCTCGGAGCGGTGGCGGCGGCGTTGCGACCCGGTGCCCGGACGGTCGCGGTGCGTTTGCGCAACGTCCTCGAACGGGGGGCAATTGTCGTCGAGTGTGTGCACGACGGCGCGTCGCTGCCATGGGGGCGTTTGCACGACGATGCCATCCGTTGGGGTTTGCATGCGCGCGACGATCCGTTTACGCCGGACGATGCCATCCGGTGCGCGATCGAGCGTCCGACTGTGGGGCCCGCGGGTGACGATCCATGGGCAGCCGTCGGGTTGGGGGATGCCGGTGTCGAGGGCGAGTTACGCGCACTCGCGGCCCAGGTGACCTGCTTGGTACCCGAAGCTGGCGGTGGCGGATGGCGGCTGGTGGTGCCGGTTGCGCTGTCGCTGGTTGCGGTGACGGTCGTGCAGATGCACGCTCAGACGGTGGGGTTGCTGGCCACCGCGGTCGACGCGGAGACGCGCGTGTCCGCTGGGGTGTGGGCCGATGCGCAGCGCGCGGGCGTGTGGCGCGACGCGCAGGGGCACGCGTGGCCCATTGCGCCGGTGGGGTGGTCCTGGGCGGCATCGCGCGTCGTGCCGGGAGACGCCGCACGGGTCACGGTGGTGACCTGCCGCGGGGTCGGCCAGCGGGCCGCGTGGGCGGTGGACGCGGTGCTGGACCATCGGGTGGTGTGGCTGGATCCGGCGGCGGTGAGCGCGGCATGCGGGGCGGCTGGTCCCGATGTGGTACTGCCCGGCTACGTCGGCATGGGCCGGTGTGCGGACGGCACCGTGCTGCCGGTGCTGCATCCGCTGGTGGGTATCTAG
- the hemL gene encoding glutamate-1-semialdehyde 2,1-aminomutase: MTDRNQTLFDRAKTVIPGGVNSPVRAFKAVGGTPRFITRAQGAYFWDANGQRYIDYIGSWGPMILGHGHPAVLDAVQAAAREGFSFGAPTEREIELAETIIGLLPSLEMVRLVSSGTEAGMSAIRLARGATGRPKIIKFEGCYHGHADALLVKAGSGLATFGHPTSAGVPPEVVQHTLVLEYNNIEQLEAAFAEHGSQIAALMIEPIAGNMNFVRASVLFMRRCRELCTQHGALLVFDEVMTGFRVALGGAQSVYARLIPGFAPDMTVMGKVIGGGMPLAAFGGKRAVMEQLAPLGPVYQAGTLSGNPVATACGLATLRLIREPGFFEALSARTRALVEGLKAEADRAGVPFSVDSEGGMFGFFLLPTLPQNYAQVMASDAARFNRFFHGMLERGVYFAPALYEAGFVSAAHSDADIDATLAAAREVFATL; encoded by the coding sequence ATGACCGACCGCAACCAGACCCTGTTCGACCGCGCCAAGACCGTCATCCCGGGCGGCGTCAACTCGCCCGTGCGTGCCTTCAAGGCCGTGGGCGGCACCCCCCGCTTCATCACCCGCGCGCAGGGGGCGTATTTCTGGGACGCCAACGGCCAGCGCTACATCGACTACATCGGCTCGTGGGGGCCGATGATCCTGGGCCACGGCCACCCCGCGGTGCTCGACGCCGTGCAGGCCGCGGCGCGCGAGGGCTTCTCCTTCGGCGCACCCACCGAGCGCGAAATCGAACTCGCCGAAACCATCATCGGCCTGTTGCCGAGCCTGGAGATGGTGCGGCTGGTCAGCTCCGGCACCGAGGCGGGGATGAGCGCGATCCGTCTGGCGCGCGGGGCCACCGGGCGGCCCAAGATCATCAAGTTCGAGGGCTGCTACCACGGACACGCCGACGCGTTGCTGGTCAAGGCCGGCTCGGGGCTCGCGACGTTTGGCCACCCGACGAGTGCGGGCGTGCCGCCCGAGGTCGTGCAGCACACGCTGGTGCTGGAGTACAACAACATCGAACAGCTCGAGGCCGCGTTTGCCGAGCACGGGTCGCAGATCGCCGCGCTGATGATCGAGCCGATCGCGGGCAACATGAATTTCGTGCGCGCGAGCGTCCTCTTCATGCGCCGCTGCCGCGAACTGTGCACCCAGCACGGCGCGCTGCTCGTGTTCGACGAGGTGATGACGGGCTTTCGCGTGGCGCTCGGCGGCGCGCAAAGCGTCTACGCGCGGCTGATCCCGGGTTTTGCGCCGGACATGACCGTGATGGGCAAGGTCATCGGTGGCGGCATGCCGCTGGCGGCCTTTGGCGGCAAGCGCGCGGTGATGGAGCAGCTCGCGCCGCTGGGGCCCGTCTACCAGGCCGGCACGCTCTCGGGCAACCCGGTGGCCACCGCGTGCGGGCTGGCGACGCTACGGCTCATCCGCGAGCCGGGCTTTTTCGAGGCGCTCTCGGCGCGCACGCGCGCGCTGGTCGAGGGGCTGAAAGCCGAGGCCGACCGTGCAGGCGTGCCGTTCAGCGTCGACAGCGAAGGGGGCATGTTCGGCTTCTTCCTGCTGCCCACGTTGCCGCAGAACTACGCGCAGGTCATGGCCAGCGATGCCGCGCGCTTCAACCGGTTCTTCCACGGCATGCTCGAGCGCGGCGTGTACTTCGCGCCGGCGCTGTACGAGGCGGGGTTCGTCAGCGCCGCGCACAGTGACGCCGACATCGACGCGACGCTCGCCGCCGCGCGCGAGGTGTTCGCCACCCTCTGA
- a CDS encoding cryptochrome/photolyase family protein, translated as MSAPSKPYDRGLMWFRRDLRAEDNAALCQALTQCRQVWCVFVFDTAILQPLLDRGLTADRRVEFIHESLIDLDEQLRALGRSHGTEGVGLIVRHGAAVKVIPRLAAALGAQAVFANHDDDPYARRRDAQVLGALAHAGAVLQTYKDHVVFERHEVLTGFGRPFTVFTPYKNAWLKALTDEHLRAHPVERHGDALAPCPPDHPPGVPALEALGFARTNLRELRVRTGTRGARALLEDFLTRIEHYHQARDYPAVKGPSYLSVHLRFGTISVRALVSTALALHRQGMAGATAWLNELIWREFYHQILANFPHVGEGKVFKPEYDAIRWERGKHAQALFAAWCEGRTGYPLVDAAMHQLNQTGYMHNRLRMVTASFLTKDLGLDWRWGEQYFADHLIDFDLAANNGGWQWAASSGCDAQPYFRIFNPVTQSEKFDPQGKFIRRYLPVLAKLPTPALHAPWQADAAVRAAAGVTLGRDYPMPIVDHAEARARTLERYAVVRRERS; from the coding sequence ATGTCTGCCCCCTCCAAACCCTACGACCGCGGCCTCATGTGGTTCCGCCGCGATCTGCGCGCCGAAGACAACGCCGCGCTCTGCCAGGCGCTCACGCAGTGCCGGCAGGTCTGGTGCGTGTTCGTGTTCGACACCGCGATCCTGCAGCCGCTGCTCGACCGCGGGCTGACCGCCGACCGGCGCGTGGAATTCATCCATGAGAGCCTGATCGACCTGGACGAACAGTTGCGCGCGCTCGGGCGATCCCACGGCACCGAAGGTGTTGGCCTGATCGTGCGCCACGGGGCGGCGGTGAAGGTAATCCCGCGCCTGGCCGCTGCGCTCGGGGCGCAGGCGGTGTTCGCCAACCACGACGACGACCCCTATGCCCGGCGCCGCGATGCGCAGGTGCTGGGCGCGCTGGCCCACGCCGGCGCGGTGCTGCAGACGTACAAGGACCACGTCGTGTTCGAGCGGCACGAGGTGCTCACCGGCTTTGGCCGGCCGTTCACGGTGTTCACGCCCTACAAGAACGCGTGGCTCAAGGCGTTGACCGACGAGCACCTGCGCGCGCACCCGGTCGAGCGCCACGGCGACGCGCTGGCGCCCTGCCCTCCGGATCACCCGCCGGGCGTGCCGGCGCTGGAGGCGCTGGGGTTTGCACGCACCAACCTGCGCGAGCTGCGCGTGCGCACCGGCACGCGCGGGGCGCGTGCATTGCTGGAGGATTTCCTGACCCGCATCGAGCACTACCACCAGGCGCGCGACTACCCCGCCGTCAAGGGGCCGAGCTACCTGAGCGTGCACCTGCGCTTCGGCACGATCAGCGTGCGCGCGCTGGTGAGCACGGCGCTGGCCTTGCACCGGCAGGGCATGGCGGGTGCCACCGCATGGCTCAACGAGCTGATCTGGCGCGAGTTCTATCACCAGATCCTGGCCAACTTCCCCCACGTCGGCGAGGGCAAGGTCTTCAAGCCGGAATACGACGCGATCCGCTGGGAGCGCGGCAAACACGCGCAGGCGCTGTTTGCCGCCTGGTGCGAGGGGCGCACGGGTTACCCGCTGGTCGACGCGGCGATGCACCAGCTCAACCAAACCGGCTACATGCACAACCGGCTGCGCATGGTCACGGCCAGCTTTCTGACCAAAGACCTCGGGTTGGACTGGCGCTGGGGCGAGCAGTATTTCGCGGACCACCTGATCGACTTCGACCTCGCCGCCAACAACGGCGGCTGGCAGTGGGCAGCCTCCAGCGGCTGCGACGCGCAGCCCTACTTCCGCATCTTCAACCCGGTCACGCAGAGCGAAAAATTCGACCCGCAGGGCAAGTTCATCCGCCGCTACCTGCCGGTGCTGGCGAAGCTGCCAACCCCCGCGCTGCACGCGCCCTGGCAGGCCGATGCCGCGGTGCGGGCGGCAGCGGGCGTCACACTGGGGCGCGACTACCCGATGCCGATCGTCGACCACGCCGAAGCACGCGCGCGCACGCTGGAGCGCTACGCCGTCGTGCGCCGCGAGCGTTCCTGA
- a CDS encoding rubredoxin has product MTTPNRTWMCLICGWIYDEAAGDPEHGIPPGTRWEDVPVNWTCPECGARKEDFEMVPI; this is encoded by the coding sequence ATGACGACCCCGAACCGTACCTGGATGTGCCTGATCTGCGGCTGGATTTACGACGAGGCCGCGGGCGACCCCGAGCACGGCATTCCCCCCGGTACCCGCTGGGAGGACGTGCCGGTGAACTGGACCTGTCCGGAGTGCGGCGCGCGCAAGGAAGACTTCGAGATGGTGCCGATCTGA
- the ruvX gene encoding Holliday junction resolvase RuvX, producing the protein MTAWGVVPARAQTFLAFDWGERRVGMASGNVVTRTASPLPTIAAQGDARWQRLLAVIAEWGPDALVVGVPFHPDGAAHEQTRRAQRFARQLHGRTGLPVIEVDERYSTTEAHAQGAADADAAAACIILEQFLRSLP; encoded by the coding sequence ATGACCGCGTGGGGCGTGGTGCCGGCGCGGGCGCAGACCTTCCTCGCCTTCGACTGGGGGGAGCGGCGCGTCGGCATGGCCAGTGGCAACGTCGTCACACGCACCGCCTCACCGCTGCCGACCATCGCCGCGCAGGGCGATGCGCGCTGGCAACGCCTGCTGGCCGTGATCGCCGAATGGGGCCCGGATGCGTTGGTCGTGGGCGTGCCTTTTCATCCTGACGGCGCGGCGCACGAGCAGACGCGCCGGGCGCAGCGCTTCGCGCGCCAGCTGCACGGCCGCACCGGGCTGCCCGTGATCGAGGTGGACGAGCGCTACAGCACCACCGAAGCGCACGCGCAGGGGGCCGCGGATGCCGACGCGGCAGCCGCGTGCATCATTCTGGAACAGTTTTTGAGGAGCCTGCCATGA
- the pyrR gene encoding bifunctional pyr operon transcriptional regulator/uracil phosphoribosyltransferase PyrR: MTADAEPARAAAAAPLAAGTLPIDAEALYAELRRAVQALLATGPQPTHLVGVVSGGAWLAARLHRELGLPGEPGTIAATLHRDDYAQRGLAAAPAQTRLPFAVEGAHVLLIDDVLYTGRTLRAVLNELFDYGRPASVRLAVLVDRGGRELPVAADAAAVRLPLPPHQSFELAQGADGRFSFVLLERAQPRQG; encoded by the coding sequence ATGACCGCCGACGCCGAACCGGCGCGCGCCGCAGCCGCCGCACCGCTCGCCGCGGGCACGCTGCCCATCGACGCCGAAGCCCTGTACGCCGAGCTGCGCCGCGCGGTGCAGGCGCTGCTGGCCACGGGCCCGCAGCCCACGCACCTGGTCGGGGTCGTCTCCGGTGGTGCGTGGCTGGCCGCGCGGCTGCACCGTGAATTGGGGCTGCCTGGGGAGCCGGGCACCATCGCCGCGACGCTGCACCGTGACGACTATGCGCAGCGCGGGCTGGCCGCGGCACCGGCGCAGACGCGCCTGCCGTTCGCCGTGGAGGGGGCGCATGTGCTGCTGATCGACGACGTGCTCTACACCGGTCGCACGCTGCGGGCCGTGCTCAACGAGCTGTTCGACTACGGGCGGCCGGCCAGCGTGCGCCTCGCGGTCCTCGTCGACCGCGGCGGGCGCGAGCTGCCGGTGGCGGCCGACGCGGCGGCGGTACGGCTGCCGCTGCCGCCACACCAGTCGTTCGAGCTCGCGCAAGGGGCGGACGGGCGCTTCAGCTTCGTGCTGCTGGAGCGCGCCCAACCACGACAGGGCTGA